One stretch of Caloenas nicobarica isolate bCalNic1 chromosome 2, bCalNic1.hap1, whole genome shotgun sequence DNA includes these proteins:
- the PPP1R3G gene encoding protein phosphatase 1 regulatory subunit 3G, with protein sequence MASPARPRQELAAEERRFRGAAPTVPRDAKREAAGEQRLLLLELRRCGRPPSPGPGERREEGEEEEEEEEEEEAAAGEGCCSKCKKRVQFADSLGLSLASVKHFSDAEEPQVPPAALSRLQNPPADEGVPQPPGEEAPPPALRLVPDFPDGGEPSAERLRRQRVCLERLGRPPAPTDVRGTVQVLGCPGPKEVTVRYTFNEWLSFVDVPAAPLPPAPAAAGDPPAERYNFSLCVPPSLREGSSLHFAIRYRSPQGEYWDNNGGRNYTLRCCGSSGGGPAAPLAAGSPPPPAAARY encoded by the coding sequence ATGGCGAGCCCCGCACGCCCGCGGCAGGAGCTGGCGGCGGAGGAGCGGAGGTTCCGCGGCGCGGCCCCGACGGTGCCCCGCGACGCCAAGCGAGAGGCGGCCGGggagcagcggctgctgctgctggagctgcgcCGCTGCGGGCGGCCGCCGTCCCCTGGCCCCGGCGAGCggcgggaggagggggaggaggaggaagaggaggaggaggaggaggaagcggCGGCGGGCGAAGGCTGCTGCAGCAAGTGCAAGAAGCGGGTGCAGTTCGCCGACTCGCTGGGGCTGAGCCTTGCCAGCGTCAAGCACTTCAGCGACGCCGAGGAGCCGCAAGTGCCGCCCGCCGCGCTGTCCCGCCTGCAGAACCCGCCCGCCGACGAGGGGGTCCCGCAGCCTCCCGGCGAGGaagccccgccgccggccctgCGCCTGGTGCCCGACTTCCCCGACGGCGGCGAGCCCAGCGCCGAGCGGCTGCGGCGGCAGCGCGTCTGCCTGGAGCGGCTGGGGCGACCCCCGGCCCCCACCGACGTGCGGGGCACGGTGCAAGTGCTGGGCTGCCCCGGCCCCAAGGAGGTGACGGTGCGCTACACCTTCAACGAGTGGCTCTCCTTCGTGGACGTCCCGGCCGCCCCCttgcccccggccccggcggccGCCGGCGACCCGCCCGCCGAGCGCTACAACTTCAGCCTGTGCGTCCCGCCGAGCCTGCGGGAGGGCTCGTCCCTCCACTTCGCCATCCGCTACCGCAGCCCGCAGGGCGAGTACTGGGACAACAACGGCGGCCGCAACTACACGCTGCGGTGCTGCGGCTCCtccgggggcggccccgcggctcCCCTCGCCGCCGGcagcccgccgccccccgccgccgcccgctaCTGA